A stretch of the Polaribacter pacificus genome encodes the following:
- a CDS encoding choice-of-anchor L domain-containing protein — MRNITFFTTPLRYAKAFVLIAFLSLTQAYSQTTYVEGAGLTELKSQLEGPGITISNLQITSGASNQVGTFAKGKDSNLQIDGGIIMTTGTVTESFTSNSSGSSSLGPGTTYDDNELKAIYAQATRDVVILEFDVSLDALATVLTIDYQFMSEEYNEYVCSSFNDVFGYFVTSDTTAPYTGYSNIAKVPGTNNGVSINSINNGTRGSNGNSNSCIDLTQSDQFITNSGGAVNVEYDGMTKKIRASATNLIPGTTYHVKLAIADSSDGGYDSAILINLISGFPDDDDDGIANDADLDDDNDGILDSVEDLNTDGDDNPLTDPTDTDGDGIPNFLDLDSDGDGIPDNVEAQSTNGYIAPAATYTLEGVNTAYGTGLTPVDTDGTGGPDFLDTDSDGDGTSDTVEAGLTLSGNGGGNGLDNAYENVDDYLDVNGTLNNPNTLPDADSDLGTGGDVDFRDAVTLGDNDGDGILDDADLDDDNDGILDAIEQNCTVTNTTISGSSNSAGLLTYNNNVNRPERIYTQNNDGAEFDNISDVLVVSFGNTVPVGTVITIRAYKNNNNDKTLQFEQSNANGTVTSNPVSTGDLNDDNVWRDFSYTITGTAATHIKISMLVESGNGRAEVDFISYSFNQVSYSGCNATLDTDGDGIYDYLDLDSDGDGVPDNVEAQTTLGYIAPGTFTDANNDGVNDVYAGGLTPVNSDGTDKVDYLDLDSDNDGNSDTLEAGITLNGSIADNGLDTAVLTTTNYSDVNGIFNDPANELPDSDSDRNSGGDVDMRDDTVTVTLGSGNVLWLRADKDAATNLWQDQSGSGHNATATNQPSKKDNGLNFNPTFEFNGSNDYMVIDGGILGNNTTYNNIWVYSVSKTNENRYTYNISQGSGATRFYFLTPNQSSKATFKFGSEGALEPAWGAATGQFYLWNAGSSTGTSTPSGTKKAIYRNGLRIGTDNNGSSVLSNDAQDFFIGSYDASTSGRFINGEIAEIIVFADVPTALEQQKTQSYLALKYGFTLDKTNNNGSIIEGDYILSNGITKVWNYTANSSYHNDVAGIGRDDTQSFVQKQSKSSNPNSLVTIGLGTIASNNGTNANNFATDKDFLVWGNNGTALGATSQPGVLCATDLQLNRKWKIVETGTVGTTKLAVSKSTIDTYLNNATFSKVLKIADDAALTTNVQFVPLAVETVNGVTSYTASFDFDGTKYFTFAETSGIIWKGSTSSWSGGNGPGGAPSTDFVDNGQLMIIDAEGTNNHPTLTANAKVGCVWISTGSKLAVGDLINLEIANQLKMDGELRLIGGAQLIQTHTGASTVTGSGNLYIDRKASAPTMYQYNYFSSPVLTQGKSNYTVKSVMKDGTTPTSLTSNPPTMNYTAASYDADATTSPITIANYWIWSYFNNITDDGWIEKLESSTLKPAEGYLFKGPSYQNYTYVGKPNDGTITTTISPGHMSLIGNPYPSAIDANGLFTGVNDGILNTVFYWEHISTAGADSHNSDAYVGGYATYNLSAAVAGTAPSGDIDTTDPDTDGDGEKNSVDIDDDNDGIPDEGEPEGVDLDGDGITGEEADDDDDGDGILDVDEEEIEYTVPPRYIAIGQGFFAEATNIQGSNTVTFSNAMRKYVPEGSQSHFYRGAFSKNASDALPLIKFGLKYYNDKNVVFKKQIAISFKSGNSTGLDAGYDSSPFEVEDTDIFFKFENVRELFVIAGIQEITDDLEFPIAIKIKKNGSINLKVDEKNNIDRSLYLTDKQTSQVYDLSNPVHLELDPGTYLDRFYVSFGKSLDVDDELLTNNELQTYFDASSKELVVKNTSIHATKKISLFSVLGKEVQTWVQKDNVKETRVQLKKLPTSIYIVKVETAAGTYSKKIIVH, encoded by the coding sequence ATGAGGAATATTACTTTTTTTACAACACCTTTGCGTTATGCTAAAGCATTTGTTTTAATTGCTTTTTTATCTTTAACGCAGGCATATAGCCAAACTACCTATGTAGAAGGTGCTGGGCTTACAGAACTAAAATCTCAATTAGAAGGACCAGGAATTACGATTAGTAACCTGCAGATTACATCTGGCGCCTCTAATCAAGTAGGAACTTTTGCAAAAGGAAAAGATTCTAACCTTCAAATTGATGGTGGTATCATCATGACTACAGGGACCGTTACAGAATCTTTTACTAGCAATAGTTCTGGTAGTAGTTCACTTGGTCCAGGCACTACTTATGATGACAATGAGCTAAAGGCAATTTATGCTCAAGCAACTCGTGATGTGGTTATTCTAGAATTTGATGTTAGCTTGGATGCTTTGGCAACTGTTTTAACTATTGACTATCAATTTATGTCAGAAGAGTACAATGAATATGTATGTTCTAGTTTTAATGATGTCTTTGGATATTTTGTAACTTCAGATACCACTGCTCCATATACAGGATATTCAAACATTGCAAAAGTTCCTGGTACCAACAATGGAGTATCTATCAACTCTATTAATAATGGTACAAGAGGATCAAATGGTAACTCAAATAGTTGTATAGATTTAACACAGTCAGATCAGTTTATAACAAACAGCGGAGGTGCTGTGAATGTTGAATATGATGGAATGACTAAAAAAATTAGAGCATCTGCAACCAATTTGATCCCTGGAACTACCTACCATGTAAAATTAGCCATTGCGGATTCTTCTGATGGTGGATATGATTCTGCTATTTTAATTAACTTAATTAGTGGGTTTCCTGATGATGATGATGATGGAATTGCCAACGATGCAGATTTAGATGATGACAATGACGGAATCCTTGATTCTGTAGAAGATTTAAATACAGATGGTGACGATAACCCTTTAACTGACCCAACTGATACTGATGGTGATGGAATCCCAAATTTCTTAGATTTGGATTCTGATGGTGATGGAATCCCTGACAATGTTGAAGCGCAAAGCACCAATGGTTATATTGCCCCGGCAGCAACTTATACACTAGAAGGTGTAAACACCGCTTACGGAACAGGCTTAACACCTGTAGATACTGATGGTACTGGTGGTCCTGACTTTTTAGATACTGATTCTGATGGTGATGGTACATCTGATACTGTAGAGGCCGGCCTAACACTTTCTGGTAACGGAGGTGGTAATGGTTTAGACAATGCCTATGAAAATGTTGATGATTATCTAGATGTAAACGGAACATTAAACAACCCAAACACCCTACCAGATGCAGATAGTGATTTAGGTACTGGTGGCGATGTAGATTTTAGAGATGCAGTAACCCTTGGTGATAATGATGGTGATGGTATTTTAGACGATGCAGATTTGGATGATGATAATGACGGAATTTTAGATGCTATTGAACAAAATTGTACAGTGACTAATACTACTATTTCTGGTAGTTCAAACAGTGCTGGCTTATTAACCTATAATAACAATGTAAATAGACCAGAAAGAATTTATACTCAAAACAACGATGGTGCAGAGTTTGATAACATTAGTGATGTTTTAGTTGTCTCATTTGGAAATACAGTGCCAGTTGGAACAGTTATAACCATAAGAGCTTATAAAAACAACAATAATGATAAGACCTTACAATTTGAGCAATCTAATGCCAATGGTACAGTAACATCAAATCCAGTTTCTACCGGTGACCTAAATGATGATAATGTTTGGAGAGACTTTTCATATACTATAACTGGTACAGCAGCAACTCATATTAAAATTTCTATGTTGGTTGAAAGTGGAAATGGCCGAGCAGAAGTTGATTTTATTAGCTACTCATTTAATCAAGTTAGTTACTCAGGCTGTAATGCAACTTTAGACACGGATGGAGACGGAATCTACGATTACTTAGATTTAGACTCTGATGGTGATGGAGTTCCTGATAATGTAGAAGCGCAAACTACCTTAGGGTATATAGCTCCTGGTACCTTTACAGACGCTAATAATGATGGAGTAAATGATGTTTACGCTGGTGGACTAACCCCAGTAAATTCAGACGGTACAGATAAAGTTGATTATCTAGATTTAGACTCAGACAACGACGGCAATAGCGATACTTTAGAAGCAGGAATCACTTTAAACGGAAGCATTGCAGACAATGGTTTAGACACTGCTGTACTCACCACCACAAACTACAGTGATGTAAACGGTATCTTTAACGATCCAGCCAACGAGTTACCAGATTCTGATTCTGATAGAAACTCTGGTGGAGATGTTGATATGAGAGATGATACAGTAACTGTTACACTTGGTTCTGGAAACGTATTATGGTTAAGAGCAGATAAGGACGCTGCCACCAACTTATGGCAAGATCAATCAGGTAGTGGTCATAATGCTACAGCTACTAATCAACCTTCAAAAAAAGACAATGGCTTAAACTTTAACCCAACCTTTGAATTTAACGGAAGTAATGATTATATGGTCATTGATGGGGGTATCTTAGGTAATAATACGACCTACAACAATATTTGGGTCTATTCAGTTTCAAAAACAAATGAAAATAGATACACTTACAACATATCTCAAGGAAGTGGAGCTACAAGATTTTATTTCTTAACACCTAACCAATCATCAAAGGCTACCTTTAAATTTGGTTCAGAAGGCGCTCTAGAGCCAGCTTGGGGAGCAGCTACGGGTCAATTTTACCTATGGAATGCAGGAAGTAGTACAGGAACCTCTACCCCTTCTGGTACTAAAAAAGCAATTTATAGAAACGGATTAAGAATAGGTACAGACAATAACGGTAGTAGCGTTTTAAGTAATGATGCTCAAGATTTCTTTATTGGCTCTTATGACGCAAGTACTAGCGGTAGGTTTATAAATGGAGAAATTGCAGAAATCATTGTGTTTGCAGATGTACCAACAGCTTTGGAACAACAAAAAACACAAAGTTATTTGGCTTTAAAATATGGATTTACCCTAGATAAGACTAACAATAATGGCTCTATAATAGAGGGAGATTATATCCTCTCTAATGGTATTACTAAGGTGTGGAATTACACAGCCAATAGCAGCTACCATAATGATGTAGCAGGTATTGGTAGAGATGATACGCAAAGTTTTGTGCAAAAACAATCAAAATCTAGCAATCCAAATTCATTAGTCACCATTGGCTTGGGTACTATTGCAAGTAATAATGGTACTAATGCAAATAATTTTGCCACAGACAAGGACTTCTTAGTTTGGGGTAATAATGGCACTGCATTAGGAGCAACTTCTCAACCAGGAGTATTGTGTGCAACTGATTTACAATTAAACAGAAAATGGAAAATTGTTGAAACAGGAACTGTTGGTACAACTAAGCTAGCAGTAAGTAAATCAACTATTGACACTTATTTAAACAATGCTACTTTTAGTAAAGTTTTAAAAATTGCAGATGACGCTGCACTAACGACCAATGTACAATTTGTTCCATTGGCAGTAGAAACTGTTAATGGCGTTACAAGCTATACAGCAAGTTTTGATTTTGATGGAACCAAATACTTTACGTTTGCAGAAACAAGCGGTATTATTTGGAAAGGAAGTACTAGTTCTTGGTCTGGTGGTAATGGTCCAGGAGGAGCTCCATCAACAGATTTTGTAGACAACGGACAATTAATGATTATTGATGCAGAAGGGACTAACAACCACCCTACTCTTACAGCCAATGCAAAAGTAGGTTGTGTGTGGATTAGCACAGGGTCTAAATTAGCTGTGGGTGATCTTATAAATTTAGAAATAGCCAACCAATTAAAAATGGATGGAGAGCTTCGATTAATAGGCGGTGCTCAGCTAATTCAAACACATACTGGAGCCAGCACAGTAACAGGTTCTGGAAACTTATACATTGATAGAAAAGCATCTGCTCCTACCATGTATCAGTACAACTACTTTAGTTCTCCTGTATTAACTCAAGGTAAAAGTAACTATACGGTTAAATCTGTAATGAAAGATGGTACTACGCCAACTTCATTAACGTCTAACCCTCCTACTATGAACTATACAGCAGCAAGTTATGATGCTGATGCTACTACCTCACCAATTACTATTGCAAACTATTGGATTTGGTCATACTTTAACAACATCACAGATGATGGATGGATTGAAAAGCTTGAAAGTTCAACTTTAAAACCAGCAGAAGGGTATTTATTTAAAGGTCCTTCTTACCAAAACTATACCTATGTAGGGAAACCAAATGATGGTACTATAACAACTACGATCTCTCCTGGTCATATGAGTTTAATTGGAAATCCTTATCCATCGGCTATAGATGCTAACGGATTGTTTACTGGTGTAAATGATGGAATATTAAATACCGTCTTTTACTGGGAGCACATCTCTACTGCAGGAGCAGATAGTCACAATAGTGATGCTTATGTAGGTGGATACGCAACTTACAATCTAAGTGCAGCTGTAGCTGGAACAGCTCCTTCAGGAGATATTGACACTACAGACCCTGACACAGACGGTGACGGTGAAAAAAACTCAGTAGATATTGATGATGACAATGATGGGATTCCTGATGAAGGTGAACCAGAAGGTGTCGATTTAGACGGTGATGGAATTACTGGTGAAGAAGCTGATGATGATGATGATGGTGATGGAATCTTAGATGTAGATGAAGAAGAAATAGAGTACACTGTGCCTCCAAGATACATTGCTATTGGTCAAGGATTCTTTGCAGAAGCAACTAATATACAAGGATCTAATACAGTTACTTTCAGTAATGCTATGAGAAAATATGTCCCAGAAGGGTCTCAATCACATTTTTATAGAGGAGCTTTTTCTAAAAATGCAAGTGATGCATTGCCGTTGATAAAATTTGGTCTTAAATACTACAACGACAAAAATGTAGTCTTTAAAAAACAAATTGCTATTTCATTTAAAAGTGGAAATTCAACCGGCTTAGATGCTGGATATGACAGTTCTCCTTTTGAGGTTGAAGACACAGATATCTTCTTTAAATTTGAAAATGTTCGTGAGCTATTTGTTATAGCTGGTATTCAAGAAATAACAGATGATTTGGAGTTCCCGATCGCAATCAAAATTAAGAAAAACGGTTCTATCAATCTTAAAGTTGATGAGAAAAACAATATTGATAGAAGCTTGTACTTAACAGATAAACAAACCAGTCAGGTATATGACTTGTCTAACCCTGTTCACTTAGAATTAGATCCAGGAACTTATTTAGATCGTTTTTATGTGAGTTTTGGTAAATCTTTAGATGTTGATGATGAGTTGCTAACCAATAATGAGCTTCAAACGTATTTTGATGCAAGTTCTAAAGAGTTGGTTGTAAAAAACACGTCTATTCATGCAACTAAAAAAATAAGCTTGTTCTCAGTGTTAGGAAAAGAAGTACAAACTTGGGTACAAAAAGACAATGTAAAAGAGACTAGAGTTCAGCTTAAAAAACTGCCAACATCAATATACATTGTTAAGGTAGAAACTGCAGCTGGTACGTACTCTAAGAAGATAATAGTACACTAG